A region from the Acidobacteriota bacterium genome encodes:
- a CDS encoding AbrB/MazE/SpoVT family DNA-binding domain-containing protein, translating to MKVMERGQITIPKKYRERYGITPDTEITLVPTEEGLLIVKSGTARTPFRDVFGILCKKGSSDAVVREMRGSDHP from the coding sequence TTGAAAGTCATGGAAAGAGGTCAGATCACGATTCCGAAAAAGTACCGGGAGCGGTACGGCATCACCCCCGACACGGAGATCACCCTGGTGCCGACCGAGGAGGGTCTGTTGATCGTCAAGTCGGGAACGGCCCGCACCCCGTTCCGGGACGTTTTCGGAATCCTCTGCAAGAAAGGCAGTTCCGACGCCGTCGTCCGGGAGATGAGGGGGTCGGATCATCCCTGA